The following proteins are co-located in the Oncorhynchus tshawytscha isolate Ot180627B unplaced genomic scaffold, Otsh_v2.0 Un_contig_9213_pilon_pilon, whole genome shotgun sequence genome:
- the LOC112240681 gene encoding LOW QUALITY PROTEIN: A-kinase anchor protein 8-like (The sequence of the model RefSeq protein was modified relative to this genomic sequence to represent the inferred CDS: deleted 3 bases in 2 codons), whose protein sequence is MEGRGYSSGGYSSWGGGSGSRGSDNYDPYGGGYKDSMSGMGGYGGGHKRGLSGSSLLSTGTSADAVIAKINQRLDMLTQLEGGMKGGGRSDRFDQYESFDSRGPSSLPLRDLYRSGSYGYGDGRGDMTQRASGFGGGGGLGSGFDSSSSYGAAKMQRQNMRDSFSSGQGGGSWAGAGQRSPRRGGGRGGFGGRRSDPTPMGGGGGRMGGRGGGRGGGGHSPGGRGKLPSLLGHRMPPQTGAFHQSAQQGRVPGHQDFPGRHFGGGPQGGHQRGRKRPLNRQQQQPGGGQRDGQKKRKQTLTAADEPESKMNKTESAGGETAEEPAENNGEENEATKAPADGEKVVSMQEEISQMKKKLQTGKQTPQDKVPKNRRKRGGFLERSGVTLTPKSQTQRVTFACSVCKFRSFYHEDMAAHLESKFHKDHFKFLSSQLSKPTTDFLQEYLNNKYKKTEQRTSQMENHCAAICQVYKEQDLTRQLGMEHFMKKVEAAHCAACDLFIPMQFYVIQKHLKSPDHNFNRKGMMEQSKRASLSVARSILNHKIIGKKLESYLKGENPFLGNQDDQDPEDSMIMEVSEAELTNESLAETTKEEAGPETTQAATGADGVEEEKMEEGGVAVADGGEEEAQVEKPVGGEGDTQGEEETQGEGEAEGELEQVGEEEEEGFEVGDEFGEEDEGVEGELGEEEEDEGVGGEDEGVAVEKKDEDADVVVIE, encoded by the exons ATGGAAGGCCGTGGCTACAGTTCAG GAGGATACTCGAGCTGGGGAGGAGGGTCGGGGAGccgag GCTCAGACAACTATGACCCATATGGAGGGGGCTACAAGGACTCCATGTCAGGGATGGGGGGCTACGGAGGGGGGCACAAGAGGGGTCTCTCTGGGAGCTCTCTGTTGTCGACGGGGACCAGTGCAGATGCTGTCATCGCTAAGATCAACCAACGCCTTGACATGCTGACCCAGCTGGAGGGAGGCATGAAGGGTGGGGGGCGCAgcgacag GTTTGACCAATACGAGTCCTTCGACTCGCGgggcccctcctccctccccctc cggGATCTCTACAGATCCGGTAGCTATGGTTACGGCGATGGCCGAGGGGACATGACCCAAAGAGCTTCAGGCTTCGGAGGAGGTGGTGGTCTAGGCTCAGGCTTTGACAGCTCCTCCTCCTACGGAGCTGCTAAGATGCAGCGGCAGAACATGAGAGACTCCTTCTCCAGTGGCCAAGGAGGAGGAAGCTGGGCCGGAGCAGGCCAGCGCTCCCCGAGAAGGGGGGGAGGCCGCGGAGGGTTTGGAGGCCGCAGATCCGACCCCACTCCCatgggtggaggtggtggtaggatgggtggaagaggaggaggccgGGGAGGTGGCGGTCACTCCCCTGGGGGTAGGGGCAAGCTCCCATCCCTCCTGGGTCACCGCATGCCCCCCCAGACCGGGGCCTTCCACCAGTCCGCTCAACAGGGCCGGGTCCCTGGGCACCAGGACTTCCCAGGGCGCCACTTTGGAGGGGGCCCCCAGGGAGGCCACCAGCGCGGGCGCAAGAGGCCCCTCAACCGA cagcagcagcagcctggtGGTGGTCAGCGTGACGGTCAGAAGAAGAGAAAACAGACTCTGACCGCAGCAGATGAACCAGAGTCCAAGATGAACAAGACAGAGAGCGCAGGTGGAGAGACCGCTGAAG aaccAGCAGAGAACAACGGTGAAGAAAATGAG GCAACCAAAGCCCCAGCTGATGGAGAGAAAG tggTGTCGATGCAGGAGGAGATctctcagatgaagaagaagctCCAGACAGGGAAACAGACTCCTC AGGACAAGGTCCCCAAAAACAGGAGGAAGAGGGGCGGCTTCCTGGAAAGGTCAGGGGTCACACTAACACCCAAAAGTCAAACCCAGAG GGTGACGTTCGCGTGCTCGGTGTGTAAGTTCCGTTCCTTCTACCACGAGGACATGGCAGCTCACCTGGAGAGCAAGTTCCACAAAGATCACTTCAAGTTCCTGTCCAGTCAGCTGTCCAAACCCACCACAGACTTCTTACAg GAGTACCTGAACAACAAGTATAAGAAGACGGAGCAGAGGACCAGTCAGATGGAGAACCACTGTGCTGCCATCTGTCAAGTCTACAAGGAACAGGACCTCACCAGGC AGTTGGGTATGGAACACTTCATGAAGAAGGTGGAGGCAGCCCACTGTGCAGCCTGTGACCTCTTCATCCCCATGCAGTTCTACGTCATACAGAAACACCTCAAGTCCCCCGACCACAACTTCAACCGCAAG GGTATGATGGAGCAGTCTAAGAGGGCCAGTCTGTCAGTGGCTCGCAGCATCCTCAACCACAAAATCATTGGAAAGAAGCTGGAGAGTTACCTCAAG ggtGAGAACCCCTTCCTCGGTAACCAGGATGACCAGGACCCGGAGGACTCGATGATTATGGAGGTGTCAGAGGCTGAGCTGACCAATGAGAGCCTGGCGGAGACCACCAAGGAAGAGGCGGGGCCAGAGACAACGCAGGCGGCCACTGGGGCTgatggggtagaggaggagaagatggaggagggaggagtggcggtagcagatggaggggaggaagaggcgCAAGTAGAGAAgccagtgggaggagagggggacacgCAGGGTGAGGAGGAGACGCAGGGTGAGGGGGAGGCTGAGGGAGAGCTGGAGCaggtaggagaggaagaggaggaagggtttGAAGTAGGAGATGAGtttggagaggaggatgagggagtggaaggagagctgggagaggaagaggaggatgaaggagtgggaggagaggatgagggtgTGGCGGTAGAGAAGAAAGATGAGGATGCTGACGTGGTCGTCATAGAGTGA